In one Leptospira fletcheri genomic region, the following are encoded:
- a CDS encoding 7TM diverse intracellular signaling domain-containing protein: MIYGIVRVLFVVFLFPVIPLFAEANEIILNDEKDLYEVAKAVTFYVDKSKNLTIKDVVGDGERGVVFSVPEKTNFGITEYTYWIRIPVRNHSQKVRSWYLEISHPVLDHVDLYFPSERGYSVMKAGDKLPFSERAINHRNFIFELPFHGEDDLDKESVLYLRIESESTISLPMQILSEKAFANRNATEQFVFGLYYGLIFVMALYNLFLFFTVKDLSYFFYVLYIVTFGLLQMSLNGLAFQFVWPDSIWLASYAPTFLIPLLPVFVILFSRYFLMTFENVPRVDKVLIVSSILGLLLTVVSIFVKISSILWMLAVYAMLNVPLILGCAFYVLRKGYKPAVYYLVAWLTLLSGGILYGLKSFAILPDVFLTNYGLQIGAGLEVVLLSFALASRINMIKKEKEEAQAKTLEMQKILTESYARFVPRDFLANLGKESILDVKLGDQIQKDMAVLFSDIRSFTTLSELMTPAENFNFINSYLSRMSPIIQRHNGFIDKFIGDAIMALFEKSVLDAVAAGVEMQRYLKEYNAHRNNQGYIPIQIGVGIHSGSLMLGTIGAEERLEGTVISDTVNLASRIESLTKIYGSRIAVSESTVEAVKDSGKFHFRFLDRVKVKGKQKPVSVYEIIDGDEEEFQDLKLKTKSDYESAVKCFYANSYAEAKEFFDRVIKVYPDDKAAQLYLKRLYSVTHSSSAEEYET, encoded by the coding sequence ATGATTTATGGCATTGTCAGAGTTTTATTCGTCGTCTTTCTTTTCCCCGTAATACCTCTCTTTGCTGAAGCAAATGAAATCATATTGAATGATGAAAAAGACCTGTACGAGGTCGCCAAAGCTGTGACTTTTTACGTGGACAAAAGCAAAAATCTAACAATAAAGGATGTCGTCGGCGACGGGGAGCGAGGCGTCGTTTTTTCCGTTCCAGAAAAGACGAATTTCGGAATCACCGAATATACATACTGGATACGGATCCCGGTTCGGAATCATTCCCAGAAAGTACGAAGTTGGTACTTAGAAATCAGTCATCCCGTCCTTGATCACGTCGACTTATACTTCCCATCCGAGAGAGGGTATTCGGTTATGAAAGCGGGGGACAAATTGCCCTTTTCGGAGCGGGCAATCAATCACAGAAATTTCATATTCGAGCTTCCATTTCATGGAGAGGATGACTTGGATAAGGAATCCGTTCTGTACCTTCGCATCGAATCGGAGAGCACGATCTCGCTTCCGATGCAGATTTTGAGCGAAAAGGCTTTTGCGAACCGTAACGCGACGGAACAGTTCGTTTTCGGATTGTATTACGGCCTTATATTCGTGATGGCTCTTTATAACCTATTTCTATTCTTTACAGTAAAAGATCTAAGTTATTTCTTTTACGTCTTATACATCGTCACGTTCGGTCTACTTCAGATGAGTCTCAACGGACTGGCGTTTCAATTCGTTTGGCCCGACTCCATTTGGCTGGCCAGCTACGCTCCTACGTTCCTCATTCCGCTTTTGCCGGTATTCGTCATCCTTTTTTCCCGCTACTTCCTAATGACTTTCGAGAACGTTCCGAGAGTGGATAAGGTGCTGATTGTTTCGAGCATTCTAGGTCTCCTGCTTACGGTCGTTTCGATTTTCGTTAAGATTTCCTCCATTCTTTGGATGCTTGCGGTTTATGCGATGTTGAATGTCCCCTTGATATTAGGGTGCGCGTTTTACGTATTAAGAAAAGGTTATAAACCGGCGGTTTACTACCTGGTCGCTTGGCTTACTCTGCTTTCCGGAGGGATATTGTACGGTTTGAAATCTTTCGCAATCCTTCCGGATGTCTTTCTTACCAATTACGGTCTTCAGATCGGGGCGGGATTGGAGGTGGTTCTTCTCTCGTTCGCTTTGGCCTCGCGAATCAATATGATCAAGAAAGAAAAGGAAGAAGCCCAGGCAAAGACTCTGGAGATGCAGAAAATCCTAACGGAATCTTACGCAAGGTTCGTTCCTCGGGATTTTTTGGCGAATCTGGGCAAGGAATCGATCTTGGATGTGAAGTTAGGAGATCAGATCCAAAAGGATATGGCCGTTTTGTTCAGCGATATTCGATCTTTTACCACCTTGTCGGAGTTGATGACTCCGGCGGAGAATTTCAATTTCATCAATTCCTATTTGAGTCGCATGAGCCCCATTATTCAAAGGCATAACGGGTTCATCGATAAGTTCATCGGTGACGCGATCATGGCCTTGTTCGAAAAGAGCGTTCTGGATGCCGTAGCAGCCGGTGTGGAAATGCAAAGGTATCTGAAAGAGTATAACGCACATCGGAACAATCAGGGTTATATCCCGATCCAGATCGGAGTAGGAATACATTCAGGATCTTTGATGTTAGGGACGATAGGTGCGGAGGAGAGATTGGAAGGGACCGTGATCTCCGATACGGTGAATCTCGCCTCGAGAATCGAAAGTTTGACCAAGATTTACGGTTCCAGAATCGCGGTGAGTGAGAGTACCGTGGAAGCGGTCAAGGACAGTGGTAAGTTTCATTTCCGCTTTTTGGACAGGGTTAAGGTCAAGGGAAAGCAGAAACCCGTTTCCGTTTACGAGATTATCGACGGAGACGAGGAGGAATTTCAGGATTTGAAATTGAAGACGAAGTCCGATTACGAATCCGCCGTAAAATGCTTTTACGCCAATTCCTATGCGGAAGCAAAGGAATTTTTCGATCGAGTCATCAAAGTCTATCCGGACGATAAAGCCGCCCAATTGTATTTGAAAAGGCTCTATTCCGTTACACATTCATCCAGTGCGGAAGAATACGAAACTTGA